In Nodosilinea sp. PGN35, the genomic stretch CCCAGGCCCTCCAGCTCGATGCTGAAACTGCGGACTACCGCCTCAGCCGGGGGCTGGCCCTCTACCGCACTGGCCACTATGCTGAGGCACTGGTGGACGACACCCAGGTCTTAGCCACCCATCCAGAGGACTACCGGGCCTACTACAACCGGGGGCTGGTGCGGGTGGCGCTGCACGACTTTGGGGCGGCGATCGCCGACTTCGACCAGGCCGCCGCCCTCACCGCTGCGCCCACCGCCCTGGCCGACATCTACGACGATCGCGGGCTGGCCAGGCTGATGGCCGCTCAGCCCCAGGCCGCCCTGTCCGACTTTGAGCGGGCGCTGGCCATCAACAGCGCCGATACCCGCGCCCTGTTTAACCACGGCTGCGCCTGCCACCAGTTGGGCCACATTGACGCTGCCCTGGCCGACCTAAATCGGCTGCTGGTGCTGGAGCCCGACCAGGCTCGCACCTACCTGACACGGGGGATAATGCGGCAGTCGCTGGGCGATCGCACCGGCAGCCTGGCCGACCTCCGGCAGGCCGCTGACTGTGCCCAGGCCCAGGGTCAACCCCACCTGCACCACTACATCCTCACCCTGCTCAATGAGTGGCAAACCCCCAGCACCCAGCTGGGATAGGCCCTGGGGCTAGGCTCAACCCAACTGAGCCTAGCTGTTTTTTGCTCACCAAGCTGTTTGTTCACTGAACTGATCGATACACCATGCAACGTTTAACTGTTTCCGCGGCAACGATCCAAACGACGGTGGCCAAACCCGCCCTGGCTCTGCTCACCCTGGCGCTGGTTCTGGGCGGTGCCCCTTGCCCCATCCCCGCCGACCCTGGCCACGGCGATTCTGCCCACGGTCAGAGCGAAGGCCACGGCCATACTCCCCCTGGCCAGAGTGAGGGCAATGGTCACTCCCCCCACGGCCACAGCACCCTGGAAATTCCGGCGGGTCAGCCCGTGCCAACTGTAACTCTAGTGGTAAATCCCGACCCGGTGCGGGGGTGGAACGTAGAAATTCAGACTACCCACTTTCGCTTTGCGCCCGAAGAGGTCAACCGGGCCAACCAACCGGGCGCGGGCCACGGCCACCTCTACATCAATGGGGAATACTACTCGCGGATCTATGGCCCCTGGCTGCATCTGCCCAGCCTCCCCAGCGGACGGC encodes the following:
- a CDS encoding tetratricopeptide repeat protein, producing MGLTRWIAAALGLLLWLSWAAVAQADGLAPGDRCLLAVQHEEYDVAIASCTQALQLDAETADYRLSRGLALYRTGHYAEALVDDTQVLATHPEDYRAYYNRGLVRVALHDFGAAIADFDQAAALTAAPTALADIYDDRGLARLMAAQPQAALSDFERALAINSADTRALFNHGCACHQLGHIDAALADLNRLLVLEPDQARTYLTRGIMRQSLGDRTGSLADLRQAADCAQAQGQPHLHHYILTLLNEWQTPSTQLG